A window of Ignisphaera sp. contains these coding sequences:
- a CDS encoding ABC transporter ATP-binding protein → MDIAIRVENLWYRYPGSQDLYTLKGIDLYLYSGNIYILTGPNGAGKSTLLMVLAGLLKPVKGDVTINNVSIFRKRDMRRYIGILFQNPDAMLFNPSVYDELVYSIKQIESSEKIIADRLSYWLNYFSLNTSILSQKPYALSYGYKKLVALISILMYSPPILLLDEPHTGLAKRFVDKLRKLVVEHKMKGGLTVIATHNLKLYRDIADSFIRLENGSIVEIRSVKTYI, encoded by the coding sequence ATGGATATAGCTATTCGTGTAGAGAATCTATGGTACAGATACCCTGGATCACAAGATTTGTACACGTTGAAAGGCATCGATCTGTATCTATATAGCGGTAACATCTATATACTTACTGGACCCAATGGTGCTGGAAAATCAACTCTATTAATGGTTTTAGCTGGATTGCTCAAACCTGTCAAAGGTGATGTCACTATAAATAATGTTTCGATATTTAGGAAAAGAGATATGAGGAGGTATATAGGTATATTGTTTCAGAATCCTGATGCAATGCTTTTCAATCCCTCTGTTTATGATGAACTTGTGTACTCAATCAAACAGATAGAGAGTAGCGAGAAGATTATAGCTGATAGACTAAGCTATTGGCTAAACTATTTCTCTCTAAACACATCTATCTTGAGTCAGAAGCCCTACGCTCTTAGCTATGGCTATAAGAAGTTAGTGGCACTAATATCGATACTGATGTATTCACCACCTATACTTCTTCTAGATGAGCCTCACACAGGTTTGGCTAAGAGGTTTGTGGATAAGCTTCGTAAGCTGGTTGTAGAGCACAAGATGAAAGGCGGTTTAACTGTTATTGCAACACATAATCTGAAGCTTTATAGAGATATTGCGGATAGCTTCATTAGGCTAGAGAATGGATCTATAGTGGAGATAAGGTCTGTAAAGACATATATCTAG
- the hemB gene encoding porphobilinogen synthase, with the protein MNPIYTSLRFPYTRPRRLRRREAIRDLVAQVSIDPRKLVLPIFINDGVSRPIPINALKGHKYYPPQSKELIELIQRALELDVHSFLLFGIPSFKDSIGSAAFSREGPIQKALRFIRSELNDEPILFADLCICSYTDHGHCGLIINKNGSIVIDNDSTLDVYKKIAVSLAENGADFVAPSGMMDGQVRAIREALDSNGFTDIGIMSYSVKYASSFYTPFRLAMDSSPRFGDRRSYQMDFRNAEEAVKEAIIDIEEGADIIMVKPALMYLDVIYMLKKVLQYVPLAAYSVSGEYMMIELMIENGYLDRDRGLLEIATAVFRAGADIMITYHALDIAMILSR; encoded by the coding sequence ATGAATCCTATATACACATCACTTAGATTCCCCTATACACGTCCACGTAGATTGAGACGAAGAGAGGCTATAAGAGATCTAGTGGCACAGGTTTCGATAGATCCAAGAAAACTTGTGCTACCTATATTCATAAACGATGGTGTATCTAGACCAATACCAATCAATGCTTTGAAAGGACATAAATACTATCCCCCTCAGTCAAAAGAACTAATAGAGCTTATACAAAGAGCTTTAGAGCTAGATGTTCACAGCTTTCTCTTATTCGGTATACCTTCGTTTAAAGATTCTATAGGAAGTGCTGCTTTCAGTAGAGAAGGACCTATACAGAAAGCTCTGAGATTCATCAGATCTGAACTAAATGATGAACCCATACTCTTTGCAGATCTATGTATATGTAGCTATACTGACCACGGTCACTGTGGACTAATTATTAATAAGAATGGGTCTATTGTCATAGATAACGATAGCACTCTTGATGTCTATAAGAAGATTGCTGTAAGTCTTGCTGAAAATGGTGCAGACTTTGTTGCTCCCTCTGGTATGATGGATGGACAGGTTAGAGCTATAAGAGAAGCTCTAGATAGCAATGGATTTACAGATATAGGTATCATGAGCTACTCAGTTAAGTATGCAAGTAGCTTCTACACACCATTTAGATTAGCCATGGATTCTAGCCCAAGGTTTGGAGATAGAAGGTCTTACCAAATGGATTTCAGAAATGCTGAAGAAGCTGTAAAAGAAGCTATAATTGATATTGAAGAGGGAGCAGATATAATTATGGTGAAGCCTGCGCTTATGTATCTAGACGTGATCTACATGCTGAAGAAGGTTCTACAGTATGTGCCTTTAGCAGCCTATAGCGTAAGTGGAGAGTATATGATGATAGAGCTCATGATAGAGAATGGTTATCTAGATAGAGATAGAGGTCTACTAGAGATAGCTACAGCTGTGTTTAGAGCTGGAGCCGATATAATGATAACATATCATGCACTCGATATAGCTATGATTCTTAGCAGGTGA
- a CDS encoding precorrin-3B C(17)-methyltransferase, with product MLNRCRGKIYVVGIGPGALELRTIAVLKAIEESSVVLGYKRYIDFIRDVLVNKRVVEYGMREEVERVKKAVEYALNGEIVALVSGGDPQVYGMAGILLEYIAKNGIDVDVTIIPGVTAALAAAAKLGAPLASDFAVINLSDILIPREVILSKVEHAAKGDFVIVFYNPVKLDLVEQAMNTVARFRSSDTPVGIARNVYRDGEKVFVTRLKDWIEYRDYIDMGTTIIVGSSKTIIYRNYMVTQRGYRL from the coding sequence ATGTTAAACAGATGTAGAGGCAAGATATATGTTGTTGGGATAGGTCCTGGAGCACTAGAGCTTAGAACTATTGCTGTTCTCAAGGCTATTGAAGAAAGTAGTGTAGTGCTTGGGTATAAAAGGTACATAGATTTCATTAGGGATGTGCTAGTGAATAAGAGGGTTGTTGAGTATGGTATGAGGGAAGAAGTCGAGAGAGTGAAAAAAGCAGTAGAGTATGCTCTAAATGGCGAGATAGTTGCATTGGTATCGGGTGGAGATCCACAAGTCTATGGTATGGCTGGTATTCTGCTTGAATATATAGCTAAAAACGGTATAGATGTTGATGTAACTATAATCCCTGGTGTTACAGCTGCTTTAGCTGCTGCTGCAAAACTTGGGGCACCACTAGCATCTGATTTTGCTGTAATTAATTTAAGCGATATCCTTATCCCTAGAGAAGTTATCTTGAGCAAGGTAGAGCATGCTGCAAAAGGAGATTTCGTTATAGTGTTCTATAATCCGGTTAAACTTGATCTTGTGGAACAGGCTATGAATACTGTAGCAAGGTTTAGATCTAGCGATACTCCTGTCGGTATTGCTAGAAATGTTTATAGAGATGGTGAGAAGGTATTTGTGACTAGGCTAAAGGATTGGATTGAATATCGCGACTATATAGATATGGGGACAACGATTATAGTTGGTTCTTCGAAGACAATCATCTATAGAAACTATATGGTGACTCAGAGAGGGTATAGGCTTTGA
- the cobA gene encoding uroporphyrinogen-III C-methyltransferase, translating to MGKVYIVGAGPGDPELITLKALRLIKEADVILYDRLVSPQLLSYAKESAIKIYVGKEPGESHKQQEINKMLVEFAKRGLTVVRLKNGDPMVFGRGAEECLYVAEHGICCEVVPGVSSFLAASAVSGVPLTARGYSSSFAVVTSHEDPAKGFRSVDLSRIASAVDVVVVLMGASRAYEVLEEIGKIMGYDTHGVIAINVTLPGQTIIRGSLRDLINMVREKGVERPAVIIVGKSAKLSEKLYSVCR from the coding sequence TTGGGCAAAGTATATATAGTTGGTGCTGGTCCTGGAGATCCTGAGTTAATAACGCTAAAGGCGCTTAGATTGATCAAGGAGGCAGATGTTATACTATACGATAGACTAGTTTCTCCACAACTGTTATCATATGCAAAAGAGAGTGCTATAAAGATCTACGTAGGCAAAGAGCCTGGTGAAAGCCATAAGCAACAAGAAATCAATAAGATGTTGGTAGAATTTGCTAAAAGAGGTTTAACTGTAGTTAGGCTAAAGAATGGAGACCCTATGGTATTTGGACGTGGAGCAGAAGAATGTCTATATGTTGCTGAACATGGTATATGTTGTGAAGTAGTTCCAGGAGTCTCAAGCTTTCTTGCAGCTTCAGCTGTTTCTGGTGTACCTCTAACTGCTAGAGGATATTCATCGAGTTTTGCTGTTGTTACATCACATGAAGATCCAGCCAAAGGCTTTAGATCTGTAGATTTATCTAGAATAGCTAGTGCTGTAGATGTTGTAGTTGTGCTTATGGGTGCTAGTAGAGCTTATGAGGTTCTAGAAGAGATAGGAAAGATCATGGGATATGATACCCATGGTGTTATAGCAATCAATGTCACTCTACCTGGACAAACAATAATCAGAGGCTCTCTCAGAGATTTGATAAATATGGTTAGAGAGAAAGGTGTAGAGAGACCAGCTGTAATAATAGTCGGTAAATCTGCTAAACTTAGCGAAAAACTCTATAGTGTTTGTAGATGA
- a CDS encoding bifunctional precorrin-2 dehydrogenase/sirohydrochlorin ferrochelatase: MYIPLFIDFSNLKVLVIGCGSVGLRRASLFSNAGAKVTMVCRESEKRIEGVDIVSIDIKENDIETIKQLVKDHHLVVIAIDSESLASAIARIAISLGKLVNNAVDSRLGNTIVPLRLSLNGIDIGITSYGISVEALRRMARKIEILLESDIEIKTLIYICRVLKKCVKIFVQNHKERMNLYRSIFTDDEFNRYVSKGDTVAAFSRAIDIARGFGFEIKECIERGLDQDN; the protein is encoded by the coding sequence ATGTATATACCTCTATTCATCGATTTCTCTAACCTAAAGGTACTAGTCATAGGATGTGGTAGCGTTGGTTTAAGGAGAGCTTCTCTCTTTAGTAATGCTGGTGCTAAGGTTACTATGGTATGTAGAGAATCTGAAAAAAGGATTGAAGGAGTTGATATAGTGTCAATTGATATCAAGGAAAACGATATAGAGACCATTAAGCAGTTGGTGAAAGACCATCATCTAGTGGTGATAGCTATAGATAGTGAATCTCTTGCATCAGCTATAGCTAGAATAGCTATATCTCTAGGCAAACTGGTTAATAATGCTGTAGACTCTAGGCTAGGCAACACAATAGTCCCGTTAAGATTATCATTAAACGGTATAGATATAGGTATAACGAGTTACGGTATTTCTGTTGAAGCTCTTCGAAGAATGGCTAGAAAGATAGAGATACTTCTAGAAAGCGATATAGAGATCAAGACCCTCATATATATCTGTAGAGTATTGAAGAAATGTGTAAAGATTTTTGTTCAAAACCATAAAGAGCGTATGAATCTCTATAGATCTATATTTACAGATGATGAGTTTAATAGATATGTATCGAAAGGAGATACTGTTGCAGCATTTTCAAGAGCTATCGATATAGCTAGAGGTTTTGGATTTGAAATTAAGGAATGCATAGAAAGAGGCTTAGATCAAGACAACTAG
- the cbiE gene encoding precorrin-6y C5,15-methyltransferase (decarboxylating) subunit CbiE has translation MVLYVVGVGPGDPEYITLKALKAIAKCVTVAAWRKILEQFRWLVERKEVIEIDSRRVNEFVESVVKRACSEDVCLLLRGDPFVSERNLMNTVISFCRMYRVDHIIISGVSSVNLALARLHIDLGNTVVLSLHSSKNIEDDLASIEDILRLNRYLIIYPRTNFVDVIAMVKKISEKMVCDSTVYMFQRLSFSEENVVKFKLSEMLSMDRDLDAYTILVIEPCTEV, from the coding sequence ATGGTTTTATATGTAGTTGGGGTAGGACCGGGAGATCCTGAGTATATAACCCTCAAGGCTCTAAAGGCTATAGCTAAGTGTGTTACTGTTGCTGCATGGAGGAAGATTCTAGAGCAATTTAGATGGTTGGTTGAGAGAAAAGAGGTTATCGAGATAGATAGCAGACGTGTAAATGAGTTTGTAGAGAGTGTTGTGAAAAGAGCATGTTCAGAAGATGTTTGTCTTCTTCTGAGAGGTGATCCATTTGTATCTGAGAGAAACTTGATGAATACTGTAATCAGTTTCTGTAGAATGTATAGAGTAGACCATATTATTATCTCGGGAGTCTCTTCAGTTAATCTAGCTCTTGCAAGACTGCATATAGATCTAGGTAATACTGTTGTTCTATCTCTCCATTCATCTAAAAATATTGAAGATGATCTAGCATCTATAGAGGATATCCTTAGGCTAAACAGATATCTAATCATCTACCCTAGAACAAATTTTGTTGATGTGATTGCTATGGTTAAGAAGATAAGCGAGAAGATGGTCTGTGACTCTACTGTATATATGTTTCAGAGACTATCTTTTTCAGAAGAAAATGTGGTTAAATTCAAGCTTTCGGAAATGCTCTCAATGGATAGAGATCTAGATGCTTACACAATTCTCGTTATAGAGCCTTGCACAGAGGTGTAG
- a CDS encoding precorrin-8X methylmutase encodes MKVSIIVIAHGSNSIEVYRDLKNVIESMKMFIVEQDLEIHLAYNEKVGNVSVPHWEEVLEEVLERGVTNIVMVLLFIAKGKHVVRDIVGKFMDNLVFDQWMKVMWKGYIFNLYITSPISSTTLFKLMIANSINRSIGMLKQKVLSVEKNVSRIETESLERINLLLNTIIETSDFEKMVMARVVFASGNLDLAYHTYIHPRFLDVAREVLINQKIPVVTDVKMVYSGIRWREKYTFIDHEDTVRLAKEMNMARTAASMVVAASRYRIFIPIIGNSPLALSQVLEMVNKSLIEIPFAIATPPGFVNAVVVKERLIRSGIPCITVRGSYGGSSLAVAIFNGVVEYVKQM; translated from the coding sequence ATGAAGGTCTCAATAATTGTTATTGCACATGGATCAAACTCAATCGAGGTCTACAGAGATCTTAAGAACGTTATTGAATCTATGAAAATGTTTATTGTTGAACAAGATCTAGAGATACATTTAGCGTATAACGAAAAAGTGGGAAATGTGTCTGTTCCTCACTGGGAAGAGGTTTTGGAAGAAGTTCTAGAGAGAGGTGTTACGAATATCGTTATGGTTCTTCTATTCATAGCCAAGGGTAAGCATGTTGTTCGCGATATAGTGGGTAAGTTTATGGATAATCTTGTGTTTGATCAGTGGATGAAGGTTATGTGGAAAGGATATATCTTCAATCTATACATTACCTCACCTATCTCTAGTACAACACTGTTTAAGCTTATGATAGCTAACAGTATAAATAGGTCTATCGGTATGTTGAAGCAGAAGGTTCTCTCTGTCGAGAAGAATGTCTCTAGAATAGAGACAGAGTCTCTAGAGAGAATCAATCTACTGCTTAACACTATTATAGAGACTAGCGATTTCGAGAAAATGGTTATGGCTAGAGTTGTGTTTGCTAGCGGTAATCTTGATCTAGCGTACCATACCTATATACATCCAAGGTTTCTAGATGTAGCTAGAGAGGTTTTGATTAATCAGAAGATACCTGTGGTTACAGATGTTAAGATGGTTTATTCAGGTATTAGGTGGAGAGAGAAGTATACGTTTATAGATCATGAAGATACAGTTAGGCTAGCAAAAGAAATGAATATGGCTAGAACTGCTGCATCAATGGTTGTTGCAGCTTCGAGATACAGAATATTTATACCTATCATAGGTAATTCACCACTAGCACTTTCACAAGTCTTAGAAATGGTTAACAAGTCTTTAATCGAGATTCCCTTCGCTATAGCTACACCACCGGGGTTTGTTAATGCTGTAGTAGTTAAAGAGAGATTAATAAGATCTGGTATCCCATGTATAACTGTTCGAGGTAGCTATGGTGGAAGTTCGCTTGCTGTAGCTATTTTCAATGGTGTTGTAGAGTATGTTAAACAGATGTAG
- a CDS encoding uroporphyrinogen-III synthase has protein sequence MKCRIAVFSPDTKIPNKLLDIGSILWLPLIELEPIVGSSIEAIMYLKRCPVAVVVSPRTIGILVRDAENNELIDVLIEAIKRSTVVVIGKGTAESIRNYLQIEPHIISPKPFTEELMKYLESMGIKCITLFKAEGGVIDVDRYPRLSIYVVKVYRYRVVEENLELVKKLIERRGIDVLAITSYTIAKILCRKVESLNNLPLAVLGRTTAKGVAEFCRDVDSVLVGDGTIEMFREIIMNICSEARRVSR, from the coding sequence ATGAAGTGCCGTATTGCTGTATTTTCTCCCGATACAAAGATACCTAACAAGCTCTTAGACATCGGTAGCATTCTCTGGCTACCGCTTATAGAGCTTGAGCCTATCGTTGGCTCATCTATAGAAGCAATCATGTATCTTAAGAGATGTCCTGTAGCAGTTGTTGTTAGCCCAAGAACTATAGGGATTCTGGTTAGAGATGCTGAAAATAATGAGTTGATTGATGTATTGATCGAGGCTATAAAGAGAAGCACAGTTGTTGTCATAGGTAAAGGAACTGCTGAAAGTATTCGAAACTATCTACAGATAGAGCCGCACATTATTTCCCCAAAACCTTTTACTGAAGAGTTGATGAAGTATCTAGAGTCTATGGGTATTAAATGTATAACTCTGTTTAAAGCTGAAGGTGGTGTTATTGATGTTGATCGATACCCTAGGTTGAGTATATATGTTGTTAAGGTCTATAGATATAGAGTTGTTGAAGAGAATCTAGAGCTTGTGAAGAAGCTTATCGAGAGAAGAGGTATAGATGTATTAGCTATAACTAGCTACACTATAGCAAAGATCTTGTGTAGAAAAGTAGAGAGCCTCAATAACCTACCTCTAGCTGTACTAGGTAGAACTACAGCAAAAGGTGTTGCAGAATTCTGTAGAGATGTAGATAGTGTTCTAGTTGGTGATGGAACTATAGAGATGTTTAGAGAAATCATCATGAACATATGTTCAGAAGCAAGAAGAGTATCTCGGTAA
- the hemL gene encoding glutamate-1-semialdehyde 2,1-aminomutase, producing MNRSDRSYELYREACVLFPGCVNSPIRAAVEPYPFFVERANGAYIYTVDGETLIDYVLGYGTLILGHRHPYIEKVLKNQIEKGWLYTTPTEAEVLLGKKIQSYVMRNGMIRFVNSGAEATLLAIRLARAYTRRKYIIKFNGCYHGAHDFVLVSAGSAAQHYGIPTSEGVLEDVAKYTLVAEFNDLSTVEYIFRNMGEQIAAIITEPVLGNMGVIPPDKDFLKGLRELCDRYNSLLIFDEVITGFRLGLGGAQQYYSVSADIVTLGKIVGGGFPIGVVVARKDIASLIAPQGKVFNAGTFNAHPISMVAGYATIEVLEKEPVHYYARLSAEKIVKAFQEASEENNIDIQINHVESMFQVFFIDKPVKNASDARNSDSVLYKKMQIELQKRGVFIAPSQFEAIFTSYAHVDEAVSKTIDSIHTVFKTIKNMSSG from the coding sequence ATGAATCGAAGCGATAGAAGTTATGAACTGTATAGAGAAGCATGTGTATTATTCCCAGGTTGTGTAAATAGCCCTATAAGAGCTGCTGTAGAGCCTTATCCATTCTTTGTAGAGAGAGCCAATGGGGCATATATCTATACAGTCGATGGAGAAACACTTATAGACTATGTACTAGGCTACGGTACTCTGATTCTAGGCCACAGACATCCATACATAGAGAAGGTTCTAAAGAACCAGATAGAGAAAGGATGGCTCTATACTACCCCAACAGAAGCAGAAGTTTTGCTAGGAAAGAAGATCCAGAGCTATGTAATGAGAAATGGAATGATTAGATTCGTTAATAGTGGAGCTGAAGCTACACTACTTGCCATAAGGCTAGCTAGAGCATATACCCGACGTAAATACATAATCAAGTTTAATGGATGTTACCATGGTGCTCACGACTTTGTGCTTGTATCTGCAGGTAGTGCTGCTCAACACTATGGTATACCGACTAGCGAAGGTGTTCTAGAAGATGTTGCGAAATATACACTTGTAGCAGAATTCAATGATCTATCTACTGTAGAATATATATTCAGGAATATGGGTGAACAAATAGCTGCCATAATAACAGAACCTGTTCTAGGTAATATGGGTGTGATACCTCCTGATAAAGATTTCCTAAAAGGTCTTAGAGAGCTATGCGATAGATACAACTCTCTACTGATATTCGATGAAGTTATAACAGGCTTTAGGCTTGGATTAGGTGGTGCTCAACAATACTATAGCGTTTCAGCAGATATTGTTACACTAGGCAAAATAGTTGGTGGTGGTTTCCCTATAGGGGTTGTAGTGGCTAGAAAAGATATAGCATCACTTATAGCGCCTCAAGGAAAAGTATTCAATGCAGGAACATTCAATGCTCATCCAATCTCTATGGTCGCTGGCTATGCAACTATAGAGGTTCTCGAGAAAGAACCTGTACATTATTACGCTAGATTATCTGCTGAAAAGATTGTTAAAGCATTTCAAGAAGCTTCTGAAGAAAATAACATAGATATCCAGATAAACCATGTGGAGAGCATGTTCCAGGTATTCTTCATAGATAAGCCTGTGAAAAACGCTAGCGATGCTAGAAATAGTGATAGTGTATTGTATAAGAAGATGCAGATAGAGCTCCAGAAGAGAGGAGTGTTTATTGCTCCAAGTCAATTCGAAGCAATATTCACAAGCTATGCCCATGTAGATGAAGCTGTATCTAAAACCATAGACTCTATCCATACAGTATTTAAAACAATTAAGAATATGAGTAGCGGTTAA
- a CDS encoding cobalamin biosynthesis protein, whose protein sequence is MLETLWRGMAILYTSDSEKTIAKNIGTQISSYGVPVVIGSIKSFDIDNLLKCYDAIIFISPIGVAVRTLCGKLVHKSIDPPVIVVDPSGRFVIPVIGAHWGANEIALELSRILELEPVITTASDSRGVTSIEQLARILHCHIENIDDVQILDSALLRGEEICVYGIDSMPSIVKGRYIVNGGKCRYVFFIRSKDSDVHIDLENARVVWCKPYTISIGVGAHSDTDANEVAIAVREALDEVNIGLSSIKCIVSIKPIVKEAANILGVPFKLVKLDEINSIDDICLTPPSPNIVKYGFRGVAEACAIYGCSGKAHLIFRKRVFRRNVTIAMASCRDH, encoded by the coding sequence TTGCTGGAGACTCTTTGGAGAGGAATGGCGATTTTATATACATCAGATAGTGAAAAGACTATTGCGAAAAACATTGGGACTCAGATATCTAGCTATGGGGTTCCAGTAGTCATCGGATCCATAAAGAGCTTCGATATTGATAATCTATTAAAGTGTTATGATGCAATCATATTTATTTCTCCTATTGGTGTTGCTGTTAGAACTCTATGTGGAAAACTTGTACATAAATCTATTGATCCTCCAGTTATTGTTGTAGATCCTAGCGGTAGATTCGTGATACCGGTTATTGGTGCTCATTGGGGTGCAAACGAGATTGCGTTAGAGTTATCGAGGATACTTGAGCTAGAACCTGTTATAACAACAGCTTCAGATTCCCGAGGGGTTACAAGTATTGAGCAATTGGCAAGGATTCTTCACTGCCATATAGAGAATATTGATGATGTTCAGATACTTGATTCAGCTCTACTGAGAGGTGAAGAGATATGTGTATATGGTATCGATAGTATGCCCTCGATTGTTAAAGGGAGATACATAGTTAATGGTGGTAAATGTAGGTATGTTTTCTTTATTCGTTCAAAAGATAGTGATGTACATATTGATCTAGAGAATGCTAGAGTAGTTTGGTGTAAACCTTACACAATATCTATAGGTGTAGGTGCTCATAGCGATACAGATGCAAATGAAGTTGCTATAGCTGTTAGGGAAGCTCTAGATGAAGTAAATATAGGTTTATCATCAATTAAATGTATTGTTTCTATAAAACCTATAGTTAAAGAAGCTGCCAATATTCTTGGTGTACCTTTTAAGCTTGTGAAACTTGATGAGATAAACAGTATAGATGATATATGTCTAACACCACCTTCTCCAAATATAGTTAAGTATGGGTTCAGAGGTGTTGCAGAAGCTTGTGCAATCTATGGATGTAGCGGTAAGGCTCATCTCATATTTAGGAAACGTGTGTTTAGAAGGAATGTTACTATAGCTATGGCTTCGTGTCGTGATCATTAA
- the hemC gene encoding hydroxymethylbilane synthase produces the protein MRKIKVATRGSRLSLIQTDIAISYMKQMIPEAEFEKVVIKTVGDIVTDKPIHEIGVVGAFEKDVDKAVLNGLADVAIHSLKDIPSEIPYGMDIVFVAPRDSPNDALIHRSGEVVSPYDLPSGTVIGTSSLRRRLQILSINNELIVKNLRGNIDTRVAKLMNNEYDAIIVAECAVKRLNLDIKYYRLPIIPFTPAPGQGIIAVVAPSDSWIARVLRDKSDRYTWAMMKCERTFLETLRAGCRTALGFVCISHQSNTLTAVANVFVDEGKGIWIQSRSDIDKAERLGERMAEEVKSLLS, from the coding sequence ATGAGAAAGATTAAGGTAGCTACAAGAGGGAGTAGACTCAGTTTGATACAAACTGATATAGCTATCAGCTACATGAAGCAGATGATTCCTGAAGCAGAATTCGAGAAAGTAGTTATTAAGACTGTAGGCGATATTGTTACTGATAAACCGATACACGAGATAGGGGTTGTTGGAGCATTTGAGAAAGATGTTGATAAAGCTGTATTGAATGGATTAGCTGATGTAGCTATACATAGTCTAAAGGATATACCTAGCGAAATTCCATACGGTATGGATATAGTCTTTGTAGCTCCGAGAGATAGCCCAAACGATGCCTTAATCCATAGATCAGGTGAAGTAGTTTCGCCTTACGATCTCCCTTCTGGTACAGTTATCGGGACATCTAGTCTGAGGAGGAGGCTACAGATTCTCTCTATAAATAATGAATTGATTGTAAAAAACCTCAGAGGCAATATCGATACAAGAGTAGCTAAGCTAATGAACAACGAATACGACGCTATTATAGTAGCTGAATGTGCTGTCAAACGACTTAACCTAGACATAAAATACTATAGACTACCAATCATACCCTTTACACCAGCACCAGGACAAGGCATAATAGCTGTTGTAGCTCCATCTGATAGCTGGATAGCTAGAGTTCTTAGAGACAAGTCAGATAGATATACATGGGCTATGATGAAATGCGAAAGAACATTTCTAGAAACACTAAGAGCTGGATGTAGAACAGCTCTAGGATTTGTATGTATAAGCCATCAATCTAACACACTTACAGCAGTAGCAAATGTATTTGTAGATGAGGGTAAAGGTATATGGATTCAGAGTAGATCAGATATAGATAAAGCAGAAAGACTTGGAGAAAGAATGGCTGAAGAAGTTAAGAGTCTTCTGAGTTGA